A portion of the Pseudoxanthomonas sp. JBR18 genome contains these proteins:
- a CDS encoding RNA polymerase factor sigma-54 → MKPRLQTSLGQQLVMTPQLRQAIRLLQMSTAELEAEIAEAVETNPLLDWEENAPPEAQPGSDASDRAPDEQAERSPESDDWQPDEAPWSNESGSASGGSFDDDEQGSAAERVAESNSLQDHLLWQLHLSHLSPRDRRIGAAVIDAIEDDGYLRTPFSEIAQTLRPEVTAGEDEIQTVLRQLQRFDPVGVGARSLGECLRLQLDVLSEQTAGRDLALRIAEGPLLEKLPRSGAAGLASELKRGLDEVEEAVALLRSLDPKPGVQIGELTQDTYVVPDCVVWRQKGVWRAALASQHLPRVTIHRGYESMIRRCSESDAGYLRGHLQEARWLLKSLEARGDTLLKVTRCLIHQQAGFLEFGEQALRPLTLREVAAEVGLHESTVSRAIARKYVRTPRGTLPLRAFFASGVSTEGGGEASSTAIQSMIRKLIDAENPRKPLSDAKLADLLKSSGVPVARRTVAKYREAMDILSSHERVRMG, encoded by the coding sequence ATGAAACCACGCCTCCAGACATCGTTGGGACAGCAACTGGTCATGACGCCCCAGTTGCGCCAGGCCATCCGCCTGCTGCAGATGTCCACCGCCGAACTGGAAGCCGAGATCGCCGAGGCAGTCGAGACCAATCCCCTGCTGGACTGGGAAGAGAACGCCCCTCCGGAAGCGCAGCCGGGCAGCGATGCGTCGGACCGGGCACCGGACGAACAGGCCGAGCGCAGTCCTGAGAGCGACGACTGGCAGCCGGATGAAGCGCCCTGGAGCAACGAGTCGGGAAGCGCATCCGGCGGATCATTCGACGACGACGAACAGGGCAGCGCGGCCGAGCGCGTGGCCGAGTCCAACAGCCTGCAGGACCACCTGCTTTGGCAGCTGCACCTCTCCCACCTGTCCCCGCGCGACCGCCGCATCGGCGCGGCGGTGATCGATGCGATCGAGGACGATGGCTACCTGCGCACGCCGTTCTCGGAAATCGCACAGACCCTGCGTCCCGAAGTCACCGCCGGCGAGGACGAGATCCAGACCGTGCTGCGCCAGTTGCAGCGCTTCGACCCTGTGGGCGTCGGGGCGCGCTCGTTGGGCGAGTGCCTGCGCCTGCAGCTGGACGTGCTTTCGGAACAGACCGCCGGCCGCGACCTGGCCCTGCGTATCGCCGAAGGGCCGCTGCTGGAGAAGCTCCCGCGCAGCGGCGCGGCGGGCCTGGCCAGCGAGCTCAAGCGCGGCCTGGACGAAGTCGAGGAAGCCGTCGCCCTGCTGCGATCGCTCGATCCCAAGCCCGGCGTGCAGATCGGCGAATTGACCCAGGACACCTATGTGGTCCCCGATTGCGTGGTCTGGCGCCAGAAAGGCGTCTGGCGTGCCGCGCTGGCCAGCCAGCACCTGCCGCGGGTGACCATCCACCGCGGCTACGAGTCGATGATCCGGCGCTGCAGCGAGTCCGATGCCGGCTACCTGCGCGGGCACCTGCAGGAAGCCCGCTGGCTGCTCAAGAGCCTGGAGGCCCGCGGCGATACGCTGCTCAAGGTCACCCGCTGCCTGATCCACCAGCAGGCCGGCTTCCTGGAGTTTGGCGAGCAGGCCCTGCGCCCGCTGACCCTGCGCGAGGTCGCCGCCGAGGTGGGGCTGCACGAATCCACCGTCTCGCGCGCCATCGCCCGCAAGTACGTGCGCACGCCGCGTGGCACCCTGCCCCTGCGCGCGTTCTTCGCCTCGGGCGTCAGCACCGAGGGCGGCGGCGAGGCCTCCAGCACGGCCATCCAGTCGATGATCCGCAAGCTGATCGACGCGGAAAACCCGCGCA